The following coding sequences lie in one Kamptonema formosum PCC 6407 genomic window:
- a CDS encoding succinate dehydrogenase/fumarate reductase flavoprotein subunit, translated as MLEHDVIIVGGGLAGCRAAVEIARTDPSLKVAVVAKTHPIRSHSVAAQGGMAATLNNVDTEDTWKAHAFDTVKGSDYLADQDAVEILTREAPNVVIDLEHMGVLFSRLADGRIAQRAFGGHSHIRTCYAADKTGHAILHELVNNLRRYGVHIYEEWYVMRLILEEGQAKGLVMYRLVDGQIEVVRAKAVMFATGGYGRAYNTTSNDYASTGDGLAMSALAGVPLQDMEFVQFHPTGLYPAGVLISEAVRGEGAYLINSEGDRFMANYAPSRMELAPRDITSRAISLEIRAGRGINTDGSAGGPFIYMDLRHMGREKIMSKIPFAWEEAHRLLGIDAVNQPMPVRPTVHYSMGGIPTNTGGQVRSSSDGLVDSFFAAGEAACVSVHGANRLGSNSLLECVVYGKITGATIAEFVQNRKLPSVNEQRYVQEAQEQIQALIEQPGKIRIDQLRQQFQDTMTAHCGVFRTQEVMQDGLSKLAELQGQYQDIYLDDKGKLWNTEIVEALELQSLMIVGQLILTSALNRQESRGAHSREDFPQRDDGSFLKHTMAYYSPAGIDLSYRPVAITMFEPQERKY; from the coding sequence ATGTTAGAACACGACGTAATCATAGTAGGCGGTGGGTTAGCCGGTTGCCGCGCCGCAGTAGAAATTGCTCGCACCGACCCCAGCTTAAAAGTAGCTGTCGTCGCCAAAACTCACCCGATTCGATCGCACTCTGTCGCCGCCCAGGGGGGAATGGCCGCCACACTGAATAATGTAGATACTGAAGACACTTGGAAAGCCCACGCCTTCGATACAGTAAAGGGTTCTGACTATTTGGCGGATCAAGACGCGGTAGAAATTCTTACTCGCGAGGCCCCAAATGTAGTCATCGATTTGGAACACATGGGGGTATTATTTTCCCGCCTCGCAGATGGGAGAATTGCCCAACGTGCTTTTGGCGGACATTCTCATATCCGTACTTGCTACGCCGCTGATAAAACCGGTCACGCCATCCTCCATGAATTAGTCAACAATTTGCGTCGCTATGGAGTTCACATCTACGAAGAGTGGTATGTGATGCGTTTGATTTTAGAAGAAGGCCAGGCGAAGGGATTAGTAATGTATCGCCTTGTCGATGGTCAAATTGAAGTTGTCCGCGCTAAGGCGGTGATGTTTGCTACTGGTGGTTATGGTCGGGCTTACAATACGACATCTAATGATTATGCTTCGACGGGAGACGGTTTGGCGATGTCTGCCTTGGCGGGAGTCCCTTTGCAGGATATGGAATTTGTGCAGTTTCACCCCACTGGTTTGTATCCAGCGGGAGTGTTAATTTCCGAAGCTGTGCGGGGTGAGGGCGCTTATTTGATTAACTCGGAAGGCGATCGCTTTATGGCTAATTATGCCCCTAGCAGGATGGAGTTAGCACCAAGGGATATTACATCTAGGGCAATTTCATTAGAAATTCGCGCTGGACGTGGTATCAATACCGATGGTAGTGCAGGCGGCCCTTTTATTTACATGGATTTGCGACACATGGGCCGGGAAAAAATCATGAGTAAAATTCCTTTTGCTTGGGAAGAAGCGCACCGATTATTAGGGATTGATGCTGTAAATCAACCGATGCCTGTGCGTCCAACGGTACACTATTCAATGGGCGGAATTCCCACTAATACTGGCGGTCAAGTTCGTAGCAGTAGTGATGGTTTGGTTGATAGTTTTTTTGCTGCGGGTGAAGCTGCTTGTGTCTCAGTTCACGGCGCGAACCGTTTGGGCAGTAATTCGCTATTAGAATGTGTAGTTTATGGAAAAATTACTGGTGCAACTATAGCAGAATTTGTGCAAAATCGCAAGTTGCCATCAGTGAATGAACAGCGTTATGTGCAGGAGGCTCAAGAGCAAATTCAAGCGCTAATCGAACAGCCTGGAAAAATTAGAATTGACCAATTAAGGCAGCAGTTTCAAGATACTATGACTGCACACTGCGGTGTGTTTCGTACTCAGGAAGTGATGCAGGATGGCTTGAGTAAATTGGCAGAACTACAAGGGCAATATCAGGATATTTACTTAGATGATAAGGGTAAGCTTTGGAATACGGAAATTGTAGAAGCCTTGGAATTACAAAGTTTGATGATTGTGGGGCAGTTAATTTTAACTTCGGCTTTGAATCGTCAAGAAAGTCGCGGTGCTCATTCGCGGGAGGATTTTCCGCAGCGGGATGATGGGAGTTTCTTAAAGCATACAATGGCTTATTATTCGCCTGCGGGGATTGATTTGTCTTATCGACCTGTGGCGATTACAATGTTTGAACCCCAGGAGAGAAAGTATTAA
- a CDS encoding putative bifunctional diguanylate cyclase/phosphodiesterase translates to MPSFRTSKIILVVDDELSLERLIKQRFRKQIKAKELEFIFVSNGFEALSLLEASPDVDLILTDIRMPEMDGLTLLDKIKKVDPTLKAVVVSAYDELKNIRTAMNRGAFDFLTKPIDFNDLEITINKTLGFVREVRDNQRQLQAAQEQLRYQAFYDALTGLLNRNGFIEQIEVCIHISQEQLSNRFAILFLNLDRYQVVKFTLGHGVGEELLKQTARRLESCMPQTAIIARVGSDEFAILLKDISDNQQASNIASAIHRALETPFVLEEVAVSSTVSIGIAHSSLEGLEPEDLLRAADTAMHYAVVQSKGSTAVFNPGMLAGAISRLELEADLQRAVFNEQLHLNYQPIFSLVDEQIVGFEALVRWRHKVRGMVSPAEFIPVAEETGLILSLGAWVLSEAMGCLRIWLEQFPNVRPLSMSVNLSGIQLSSPDLVMLIEELLAQFSLSGESLKLEITESMFMENAGAAGQLLAELKAKQIQFSIDDFGTGYSSLSYLHHLPIDTLKIDREFISGMVGDSKDFDIVKTIIALAHSLELDVVAEGIETQEQLNRLRELGCEYGQGFFFSKPLDVEAAGELLASFN, encoded by the coding sequence ATGCCATCTTTCAGAACATCCAAAATTATTTTAGTAGTAGATGATGAGCTTAGTCTGGAACGTTTAATTAAACAGAGGTTTCGCAAACAAATTAAGGCGAAAGAATTAGAATTTATCTTTGTTAGTAACGGCTTTGAAGCCCTATCTTTGCTAGAAGCTTCCCCAGATGTCGATTTAATCTTAACGGACATTCGGATGCCGGAGATGGATGGTTTGACGCTGTTAGATAAAATCAAAAAAGTTGACCCAACTCTCAAGGCTGTTGTCGTATCAGCTTACGACGAATTGAAAAACATTAGAACTGCGATGAATCGCGGAGCTTTTGATTTTTTGACAAAACCGATTGACTTTAATGATTTAGAGATTACGATTAATAAAACCTTGGGGTTTGTCCGCGAAGTTCGAGATAATCAACGGCAGCTTCAAGCCGCGCAAGAACAACTACGATACCAGGCATTTTATGATGCTCTTACGGGTTTACTGAACAGAAACGGATTTATCGAACAGATAGAGGTCTGTATTCATATTAGCCAAGAGCAGCTTAGTAATCGCTTTGCGATATTATTTTTGAACTTAGACCGCTATCAAGTTGTCAAATTTACTTTGGGACACGGAGTAGGAGAGGAATTGTTGAAACAGACAGCTCGGCGGTTAGAAAGTTGTATGCCGCAGACGGCAATAATCGCCCGCGTGGGCAGTGATGAATTTGCCATATTGTTGAAAGATATTTCTGACAATCAACAGGCAAGCAATATCGCTAGTGCTATCCATCGCGCTTTAGAAACTCCCTTTGTTTTAGAAGAAGTGGCAGTGTCTTCAACAGTGAGTATTGGCATTGCTCACAGCAGTTTAGAGGGCCTTGAACCGGAAGATTTATTGAGAGCAGCGGATACAGCGATGCACTACGCAGTGGTGCAGAGTAAAGGTAGCACGGCGGTATTTAATCCAGGGATGCTTGCGGGTGCAATTTCTCGCCTCGAATTAGAAGCTGATTTGCAGCGAGCAGTTTTTAACGAGCAATTACATTTAAATTATCAGCCCATTTTCTCATTAGTTGATGAACAAATTGTTGGGTTTGAAGCCTTAGTAAGATGGCGGCATAAAGTTAGGGGAATGGTTTCTCCAGCCGAGTTTATTCCTGTTGCTGAAGAAACAGGATTAATTCTGTCTTTAGGGGCATGGGTACTATCGGAAGCGATGGGGTGTTTGAGGATTTGGCTCGAACAGTTTCCGAATGTACGACCTTTGAGTATGAGCGTTAATTTGTCGGGAATTCAACTTTCTAGTCCTGATTTAGTGATGCTGATTGAGGAGTTGTTGGCACAGTTTTCTTTAAGTGGTGAGTCTTTAAAGTTAGAGATTACTGAGAGTATGTTTATGGAGAATGCTGGAGCGGCGGGTCAGTTATTAGCAGAGTTAAAAGCGAAGCAAATACAATTTTCTATTGATGATTTTGGCACGGGTTATTCTTCTCTATCATATCTGCATCATCTACCAATTGATACTCTGAAAATTGACAGGGAGTTTATTAGTGGAATGGTTGGAGATAGTAAAGATTTTGATATTGTGAAGACGATTATTGCTTTGGCTCACTCTTTGGAACTGGATGTGGTTGCTGAAGGGATAGAAACGCAAGAACAATTGAATCGATTAAGGGAATTGGGGTGCGAATACGGACAGGGATTCTTTTTTTCTAAGCCCCTGGATGTCGAGGCTGCTGGAGAGCTTTTAGCCTCATTTAATTAA
- a CDS encoding sensor histidine kinase, translated as MTYKILVVDDEVSLERLIKQRFRKSIRDRELEFIFAHNGKEALEKLVEESPIAVILTDINMPEMDGLTLLEKLSELEGNLTLKTVVVSAYGDLQNIRTAMNRGAFDFLTKPIDFDDLEITINRTLEYVQKMKQNLKALHQAQAQLIQSEKMVSIGQLVAGVAHEINNPIGFISGNIDHIEIYIRELLNILELYQTELPSPSDVLQEKIEKVELDFVIEDLPKLVASMKEGTERIRNISTSLRTFSRSDTVQKVPFNIHEGIESTLMILMHRLKGNKHRPDIKVIKDYGELPLVECYPGQLNQVFMNIIANAIDAIEESNQGYSYEEIKANSKVITIKTELGNRESQIGNDDNRDERARLLYPHAIIRISDNGLGMPESVRENIFNPFFTTKQVGVGTGLGLSISWSIVVEKHGGRIDCISNPENGSEFIIEIPIYSNSGGG; from the coding sequence ATGACATATAAAATCTTAGTAGTAGATGATGAAGTAAGCTTAGAGCGATTAATTAAGCAACGATTTCGTAAAAGTATTCGCGATCGTGAATTAGAGTTTATTTTTGCTCATAATGGCAAAGAAGCCCTAGAAAAATTAGTAGAAGAATCCCCCATAGCCGTAATTTTAACTGACATTAATATGCCAGAAATGGACGGATTGACTTTGCTAGAAAAGCTCTCGGAGCTTGAGGGGAATCTAACTTTAAAAACAGTAGTAGTCTCTGCTTACGGTGACTTACAAAATATTAGAACAGCAATGAATCGGGGTGCTTTTGATTTTCTAACCAAACCGATTGACTTTGATGATTTAGAAATTACCATTAATAGAACCTTAGAGTATGTCCAAAAAATGAAACAAAACCTCAAGGCGCTACATCAGGCACAAGCTCAATTAATTCAAAGTGAAAAAATGGTTTCTATTGGGCAATTAGTGGCAGGAGTTGCTCATGAAATTAATAATCCGATTGGCTTTATTTCTGGTAATATCGATCACATAGAAATTTATATCCGAGAATTGTTGAATATTTTAGAACTCTATCAAACCGAACTACCAAGCCCTAGCGACGTTCTTCAGGAGAAAATAGAGAAAGTCGAGTTGGACTTTGTGATTGAAGACTTGCCTAAACTTGTCGCATCAATGAAAGAAGGAACAGAACGCATCCGCAATATTAGCACCTCTTTGAGAACGTTCTCGCGAAGCGATACCGTCCAAAAAGTTCCTTTCAATATTCACGAGGGAATTGAGAGTACGCTCATGATTTTGATGCACCGACTAAAAGGTAATAAGCATCGACCTGACATTAAAGTAATTAAAGACTACGGAGAATTGCCTCTAGTAGAATGTTACCCTGGGCAACTAAATCAGGTATTTATGAATATTATTGCCAATGCGATTGATGCAATAGAAGAATCGAATCAAGGATATAGTTATGAAGAGATTAAAGCTAATTCCAAGGTAATTACTATTAAAACTGAATTGGGAAATCGGGAATCGCAGATAGGAAATGATGACAATAGAGATGAGAGAGCGAGATTATTATATCCTCACGCTATAATCCGCATTTCTGACAATGGACTAGGAATGCCAGAATCAGTAAGAGAGAACATCTTTAACCCATTCTTCACAACAAAACAAGTGGGGGTCGGTACAGGATTGGGGCTGTCTATTTCTTGGTCAATTGTGGTAGAAAAACATGGTGGCAGGATTGACTGTATTTCTAATCCAGAAAACGGTAGCGAATTTATCATAGAAATTCCCATATACAGCAATTCTGGGGGTGGTTAA
- a CDS encoding trifunctional serine/threonine-protein kinase/ATP-binding protein/sensor histidine kinase, translating to MRICIFSRLYRKSATPKFLPHSYLPEKLDILNRQLASLGTGDSNMFDLPGYQITQSVQVGIKNAIYRGIREKDRTQIIIKTLTAEFPTIEDITRLRHEYKITQNLNLQGVVNTYSLENAGNSYALIMEDLGGTSLKQLLAAKKPTIKEFLSIALQLAIGLTELHQHSIIHKDIKPSNIIINATTKQLKLIDFSIATRLSRETPTINNPNELEGTLAYMSPEQTGRMNRTLDYRTDFYSLGITCYEMLTGQVPFTSLDPLELVYCHIAKNPTPIQQLNPEIPSAISAIVMKLIAKNAEDRYQSTQGLKVDLEECLNQLQATGRIRNLTPGKKDKSGQFLIPQKLYGRESEVTALLEAFERISNPPTGLSQVEIMLVSGYSGIGKTSVVQEVHKPIVRQRGYFTTGKFDQFKRNIPYAAIIQAFSELIRQQLTETTEQIAIWKAELLEALGVNAQVIIDVIPEVELIIGNQPEVPELEPTASQNRFNLVFKKFISVFTKKTHPLVLFLDDLQWADLASLKLIQLLMTDDDSNYLLLIGAYRDNEVSPTHALISTLEEIQKTGAIVNNIVLQPLTLNIVNLILADTLKDSERSQELSRLIFNKTQGNPFFMNQLLQTLYAERLLQFDFNRGRWLWNLEEIQAIGITDYNVVQLVARNLQKLPEATQEALKLAACIGNSFYLDVLAIVSEKSQFGIADNLWEALQLGLLLPLSNDYKIPLQLDPSEQDTTPLEEFRVGYKFLHDRVQQAAYSLIPEEQKKATHLKIGQLLLQQTANYALEETIFDVVNQLNIGREFITESSEKEELANLNLRAGKKAKISTAIDAAVKYLTVGLELLPENSWYSHYELTLKLYVEAAEAEYLNTNFERAENLVKIVLEQAKNLLDKVKVYELEIQFAIAQNQMLKAIETGTKVVELLGVKLSPLPGNNSTAKFNLPQLEDLENFPIMTDPYKLAAMQILMNISAAAVIANPQAFVQIVFTMLALCIEEGHSAVAAIAYVDYGMILSGVMGELDAGYYAGQLSLRLLEQFNARELKSKVYAPFNGLIRHWKEHTVETLAPLIEGFHSGLETGDMEYAGICALHYSVYILWVGKPLELVANEQLAYIGSMKKLKQEFVTKYIQSFHQLTLNLQGLAPNKIVLIGESFDETAMLPFLQATKNSGTLFVVYINKTILCYLFKDFSQAIDNALLVLEQIASGIGLMTLAVYNFYYSLSLLAHYSKVEPTKKEQYLLQVEENQKKMQHWAHHAPANYQHKYELVEAERARISGDILKAQDYYDRAIIGAKNNGYIQEEALANELAAEFYLALGREKIAKTYMTEAYYAYIRWGATAKVKDLDERYPQLIFRTSNPELSDIEATRVTTSTRSTNSSSRGSAVLDFASVMKAAQALSGEFALEGLLSKLMTILIENAGAQKGYLILQENNQLTIEVSALSPELITVEQIPLAKELLPISVVNYVLRSKQNLVLNSTANDSRFAADSYIQQQHPQSVLCSPILNQGKLIGLIYLENNITIGAFTKERTEVLNILCLQAAISLENAFLYSNLEQSNQQLEAANQQLAEYSHNLETKVEERTAELKAAQKQIIAKEKLASLGSLTAGVAHELRNPLNFVNNFAESSVQLTEELIEEIEKNSEKLEPETLDNIKYILEELKGNASDINLHGKRAENIIRSMMMHARTESGQYQLIDLNQLLAQAVDLAYHSRRAKDNRFNLMIETNYDTTIGQLQLIASDLSRAFINLIDNACYAVHTKKQELGDSFNPTISVKTRNRGETVEISIADNGSGIESELQDKIFNPFFTTKSAGEGTGLGLSLTHDIIVGQHRGSIQLETELGRGTKFIICLPKQLSNER from the coding sequence CGGTTATCAAATCACCCAGTCAGTCCAAGTGGGAATAAAGAACGCCATCTACCGAGGAATCAGAGAAAAAGACCGCACCCAAATCATCATTAAAACCCTAACAGCCGAGTTCCCTACTATAGAAGATATTACTCGCCTCAGACACGAATATAAAATAACTCAAAATTTAAACTTACAAGGCGTTGTTAACACCTACAGTCTAGAAAATGCAGGTAACAGCTACGCCCTGATCATGGAAGACTTGGGCGGAACTTCTCTCAAGCAACTTTTAGCAGCAAAAAAACCTACTATTAAAGAATTTCTTAGCATCGCTTTACAACTTGCAATTGGTCTTACTGAGCTCCATCAACACAGCATCATTCACAAAGACATTAAACCAAGTAATATCATCATTAACGCCACTACCAAGCAACTTAAACTCATCGATTTTAGCATCGCCACTCGCCTTAGCCGAGAAACCCCAACTATCAATAACCCCAACGAACTTGAAGGCACTCTTGCCTATATGTCTCCCGAACAAACTGGGAGAATGAACCGCACTCTCGACTACCGCACCGATTTCTATTCCCTCGGCATCACCTGCTATGAAATGCTAACGGGTCAAGTTCCTTTTACCAGCCTTGACCCATTGGAATTAGTGTATTGCCACATCGCCAAAAATCCGACTCCCATTCAACAACTAAACCCCGAAATTCCTAGCGCTATTAGTGCTATTGTGATGAAATTAATAGCAAAGAATGCGGAAGACCGCTATCAAAGTACCCAAGGACTGAAAGTAGACTTAGAAGAATGCTTAAACCAACTGCAAGCTACTGGACGGATTCGTAACTTGACTCCAGGTAAAAAAGATAAATCAGGACAATTTCTGATTCCTCAAAAACTCTACGGTAGGGAATCAGAAGTTACAGCATTACTAGAAGCATTTGAACGAATTAGTAATCCCCCAACCGGGCTAAGCCAAGTTGAAATAATGCTAGTTTCTGGTTACTCTGGCATTGGCAAAACCAGCGTCGTTCAGGAAGTCCACAAACCCATAGTCCGACAACGGGGCTACTTTACTACCGGGAAATTTGACCAATTCAAGCGTAACATTCCCTATGCAGCGATTATTCAAGCTTTCTCAGAACTCATCCGCCAGCAGTTAACAGAAACTACTGAACAAATAGCCATTTGGAAAGCAGAATTGTTAGAAGCATTAGGGGTTAACGCTCAAGTCATCATCGATGTAATTCCCGAAGTGGAATTGATTATTGGTAATCAGCCAGAAGTCCCGGAACTTGAACCTACCGCCTCTCAAAACCGCTTCAATTTAGTCTTTAAAAAATTCATCAGTGTCTTTACAAAAAAAACGCACCCCCTTGTTCTATTCCTTGATGATTTGCAGTGGGCAGATTTAGCTTCTTTGAAGTTGATTCAACTACTGATGACTGACGATGATAGCAATTATTTATTACTAATTGGAGCCTATCGAGATAACGAAGTCAGTCCTACTCATGCCTTGATATCAACCCTGGAGGAAATACAAAAAACAGGGGCAATAGTTAATAATATTGTACTCCAACCTTTAACACTTAATATAGTTAATTTAATCCTCGCTGACACTCTAAAAGATTCTGAACGCTCCCAAGAACTCAGCCGCCTCATTTTCAATAAGACTCAGGGAAATCCATTCTTTATGAATCAATTGCTGCAAACTTTGTATGCAGAAAGACTGTTGCAATTTGACTTTAATCGGGGGCGTTGGCTGTGGAACCTAGAGGAAATACAAGCAATCGGTATTACCGATTACAACGTTGTCCAGTTAGTAGCAAGAAACTTGCAAAAGCTGCCAGAAGCTACTCAAGAAGCGTTAAAATTAGCTGCTTGTATCGGCAACTCTTTTTATTTAGATGTCTTGGCAATAGTCAGCGAAAAATCTCAGTTTGGCATAGCAGATAATCTCTGGGAAGCGTTGCAATTAGGTTTATTGTTACCTTTAAGTAATGACTATAAAATACCGTTACAGCTCGATCCATCTGAGCAAGATACAACACCCCTTGAAGAGTTTAGAGTTGGCTATAAATTTCTCCATGACCGAGTACAGCAAGCAGCCTATTCCCTAATTCCTGAAGAACAAAAAAAAGCTACGCATTTAAAAATAGGTCAATTGCTGTTGCAACAGACGGCAAATTATGCCTTAGAAGAAACAATTTTTGACGTAGTTAATCAGCTTAATATTGGTAGGGAATTTATCACCGAATCCTCGGAAAAAGAGGAACTAGCTAATCTGAATTTGAGAGCTGGTAAGAAGGCGAAAATCTCTACAGCAATTGATGCGGCTGTTAAATATTTAACAGTAGGGTTGGAATTGTTGCCAGAAAATAGCTGGTATAGTCACTATGAATTGACCCTTAAACTTTATGTGGAAGCGGCGGAAGCAGAATATTTAAATACTAATTTTGAGCGAGCAGAAAATTTGGTAAAAATTGTTTTGGAGCAAGCTAAGAATTTACTGGACAAGGTGAAAGTGTATGAGCTAGAAATTCAGTTTGCTATTGCACAAAATCAGATGCTAAAAGCAATTGAAACAGGAACAAAAGTCGTGGAATTGTTGGGAGTAAAATTATCTCCTCTCCCTGGCAATAATAGCACTGCAAAATTCAATTTGCCTCAGCTTGAAGATTTAGAAAATTTCCCTATAATGACCGATCCCTATAAGCTAGCCGCTATGCAAATTTTGATGAATATTAGTGCTGCTGCTGTGATTGCTAATCCCCAAGCTTTTGTGCAGATAGTTTTCACTATGCTTGCTCTTTGTATTGAGGAAGGTCATTCGGCTGTAGCTGCGATTGCCTATGTTGATTATGGCATGATTTTATCGGGAGTAATGGGCGAATTGGATGCTGGATATTATGCTGGTCAACTATCTTTAAGATTATTGGAGCAATTCAATGCTAGAGAACTAAAAAGTAAAGTTTATGCTCCTTTTAACGGTTTGATTCGACACTGGAAAGAACATACGGTGGAAACTTTAGCACCGTTAATAGAAGGATTTCATAGTGGACTAGAGACCGGAGATATGGAATATGCTGGTATTTGTGCTCTTCACTACTCAGTTTACATACTTTGGGTTGGTAAGCCATTAGAATTAGTGGCAAATGAGCAACTGGCATATATTGGTTCAATGAAAAAATTAAAGCAAGAATTCGTAACCAAATATATCCAAAGTTTTCATCAACTCACCTTAAATCTACAAGGGCTAGCGCCAAATAAAATTGTGTTGATTGGTGAAAGTTTTGACGAGACAGCCATGCTGCCATTTTTGCAAGCAACAAAAAATAGTGGAACTCTTTTTGTTGTATATATTAATAAAACAATTCTCTGCTATTTATTCAAAGATTTTTCTCAAGCTATTGACAATGCTTTGCTAGTGCTAGAACAAATTGCGAGTGGGATAGGCTTGATGACTCTTGCCGTTTATAACTTTTATTATTCCCTATCTCTCCTCGCTCACTATTCCAAGGTCGAACCTACTAAAAAAGAACAATATCTACTCCAAGTAGAAGAAAACCAGAAAAAAATGCAGCACTGGGCCCACCACGCCCCCGCCAACTACCAGCATAAATACGAACTCGTTGAAGCAGAAAGAGCGCGAATTTCTGGCGATATCCTCAAAGCTCAGGACTATTACGACCGAGCAATTATTGGAGCTAAAAACAATGGCTACATCCAAGAAGAAGCCTTAGCGAACGAACTCGCCGCCGAATTTTATCTCGCTCTCGGCAGAGAAAAGATAGCCAAAACCTACATGACAGAAGCCTACTACGCCTACATCCGCTGGGGAGCAACAGCTAAAGTCAAAGACTTAGACGAACGCTACCCTCAGCTAATTTTCCGCACGTCAAACCCAGAGTTATCGGACATAGAAGCAACTAGAGTAACTACCTCAACGCGGTCAACCAATTCCAGTTCGAGAGGTTCAGCAGTATTAGACTTCGCTAGTGTTATGAAAGCTGCACAAGCACTCTCCGGCGAATTTGCCTTAGAAGGTTTGCTCAGCAAACTAATGACAATTTTAATAGAAAACGCCGGAGCTCAAAAAGGCTATTTAATCTTGCAAGAAAACAATCAACTGACAATAGAAGTCAGCGCTCTCAGCCCAGAATTAATAACAGTGGAGCAAATCCCTTTAGCTAAGGAATTACTACCTATTTCAGTAGTTAACTATGTGCTCAGGAGCAAACAAAACCTAGTATTAAATAGTACTGCTAATGACTCAAGATTTGCTGCCGATTCTTACATTCAACAGCAGCATCCTCAATCAGTATTGTGTTCGCCTATTCTCAATCAAGGCAAACTAATTGGGCTTATTTATCTAGAAAACAACATTACAATCGGAGCTTTTACAAAAGAGCGTACAGAAGTCTTAAATATTCTCTGCCTTCAAGCAGCTATTTCCTTAGAAAATGCCTTTTTGTATAGTAACTTAGAGCAAAGCAACCAGCAGTTAGAAGCCGCCAATCAGCAACTAGCAGAATATTCTCATAACCTAGAAACTAAAGTAGAAGAAAGAACTGCGGAACTCAAAGCAGCTCAAAAACAGATTATCGCCAAAGAAAAACTCGCCTCTTTAGGATCTCTGACCGCTGGTGTTGCTCACGAACTCAGAAATCCACTCAATTTTGTCAATAACTTTGCCGAATCTAGCGTACAATTAACTGAGGAATTGATAGAAGAAATAGAAAAAAATTCAGAAAAGCTAGAACCAGAAACTCTTGACAATATCAAATATATTCTGGAAGAACTCAAAGGCAATGCGAGTGACATCAACCTGCATGGGAAAAGAGCTGAAAATATCATTAGAAGTATGATGATGCACGCTCGTACAGAAAGCGGTCAATACCAACTCATAGACTTGAACCAACTTCTCGCTCAAGCAGTTGATTTAGCTTACCATAGCAGGCGGGCAAAAGATAATAGGTTTAATTTAATGATAGAAACCAATTATGATACCACTATCGGTCAATTACAATTAATAGCTTCCGATCTCAGCCGCGCCTTCATCAATTTGATTGACAACGCTTGCTACGCGGTGCATACTAAGAAGCAAGAACTTGGCGATTCTTTTAACCCTACCATCTCTGTGAAGACGCGAAATCGCGGCGAAACTGTAGAAATCAGTATTGCTGATAACGGTAGCGGGATCGAATCAGAACTTCAAGATAAAATCTTTAATCCTTTCTTTACAACCAAATCGGCTGGAGAAGGTACAGGTTTAGGGCTATCGCTCACACACGATATAATTGTAGGACAACACCGAGGCAGCATCCAACTAGAAACTGAACTAGGAAGGGGGACAAAATTTATCATTTGCTTACCGAAACAGTTGAGCAATGAAAGATAA